GGGCCGGAAGGTCACCCGTTGTGCGGCGAGTGTGTACGTTTTTCTCTTCCGTCATGCTTGCGTTCAGATTCTATGCGGGTTGTGCAGGAGTCGGTTCCGAGGCTAATCGAGGCATATCGTGGTAACAGGATCAAGGACATCAACACCCACTGCTTGAAGCAGTTCAACGCTCACTGGGAATGCCTTGAGAACAACAACCAGAATCTATGGGAGTGCCGGAAGCCCGAGATGGAGCTCAACAGCTGTGTTTTTGAGAAGCTGGTACGTCCGCGACGCGTCTTCGGCTGAGTCCACCTCTTCGGCTTTAATAGACTGTGTTGGGCTTGTGCTGACTATGAATAGGGCCTCAAGAAGACCATCCCTGGAGCCCCCGAGGGCCAGACCCCCGTACATCTGCGGCCCAAGCAGCTGTATGCCCAGTTCCCCGGTCCTCAATATTAGGGTACCTATGTCTTTTCCTAATTCCCACTCGTTCGCTTTCTGTCGTGGAATCTCGGTGTTTCTGATCGAAAGGCTTGTCTGTGTATATATTAGCATCAGGAATGATCAATTGTTTATCAAGTCGTTTCTACGGAGCAATAATCGGCTCTAGGACCAGGGCTTGTCTGAAGTACTCCACGTTTGATGCTACCGAATGAATGCGTCTAGTATGCATTAGAATACAGTATACCCCTCCGATGCATGCGTACTTCAAGCAATTGACACCTGCTCTTGGAAGCCCCCTGTATGTATAGAAGATTCAATCGTCAATGAtacaagaaaaagaaaaggaccAAAACGAAGGAATATCAAATCAGCACGCCTGAAAGGATGAAGGCCCATATAAATGGAAAACATAAGAAATTCAACACAATATGTACtagagaaaaagaaaggtaCGCGACCGTCCCGGTCAATTCAGACCATATCTAATCCAGGAAACCGTCGCAGGGACTTGAGTTTGGCCAGTCGGGTCTTCACCTCGGACCACCCGACTTTGAGCTTCTCTTCAAGTCGTCGGTCGCCCTTGATCCGCATCCAGATGAGGACCATGCCCAAGATTGCCAGATCGAAGATGATTTGTCGTAGGGTCACCCAAACAATCCACTTCAGCCAGGTCCACAGCGCAGACCGACGCCGGCTCGCCAGTGCCCGTGCCTCCATCTGCTCGCGGACCGCGGCGATCTCGGCGGTCATCTTGGTCAAGGCCTGCTCGACCCTCCGTCGCCATCGGCGGTCGCGCTCGCCGGAGCTTACAACGCGGTGTTTCTtgtctcctgctgctgttgctggttGTAACCCTCGCGTTCGACCTCGGGACTGCGCCTCGTCGGGATCATCATCGAATCTGTGGCTGTTCTCTTGGCTTTGGCTGTTGctattgctgttgctgttgttgttgttgttgtcgtcgtcgtcgtcgttgtcgtcatcatcctcgtaAATGGTATCCTGGGCCTCCTCGTactcttcctcgtcctcgtcctcttcatcctcatcttccaataCTTGTGCCTCCTCATCCCCCATGTCCTTGTTCCCGCGCCGCTCATACAGCCCATCAGGCTGACTCACCGGACTGAGTACACGTAACCTGGAATCTCCATGGTTCCGCTCCCGACTGTGATTATCCCGCGCGGTAGCAATGATATCCTCGTAGATCGGACGGGCCAACCGGCCCCCGATACTCGCATAGTTCGGCTGGGGTAGCGGCGGCACACCCACATTCTGCATGGggctcgacgaggacgaggacgaggtaTTCGACTTGATCTGGTCCCAGACGAACTCGAGCTCCGCGACGAGCTCGCGCGCCTCGGGGGTCTGCGAAGCGTACCGGTGCATTGTGTCGATGAGGGTGGAGATGTAGCGCCGTTTGGCCTCCGTGCGGGAGAGCCCGCGCTGGGCGTACCATGCGTCCCTGCGTCTGATCAGCATCGGCCCGATAAGACCAGCAAACAAAAAAGCGAAAGGACCAGCATACCATTTCTCACATTCCGCGTAGACATCAGCAGTGTTCCCGACGGGTCGGTCCATGACGCCCTCCACATCGCCTTCTGTGGGATTCaatcatcaatcagcatATTTTATCCCGGACACGCAAAGCCGAATCATCCCTGTATCGAAGAAGCGCCTACCCATGCTCTGCTTGTACAGTCCATAAAGCTTTAATCTCTCCGCAGCAGGCGGTCTCGCGGTGCCCGTCCGCGGGATGCGTTTAACGGTATTGAGGGCATGGACGAAGACTCGATCTAGCAGGCAAAAACAACAGATCAGCAACCCGATCAACAGCCAGACACCCCTTGTCGTCCGTTTACATACCCACAGAGTCCGACATGGTGAGATCTGAAGCCTCGAACCGAGCCTGTCCTTCATGAGAGCTGACAGGGAACTTGCGATCGACGAATTCCGGCGGTGGCTTCTCCTGCAGGTATCGCGCGAGTATCAACGGTGGTTGCTCCAGCTTTGAAGACGGTCCTCCGCTTCGGACGGCGCTGGGACCGGTCGGTAGTCGAGTGTAGAAAAGGAGAGGCGAATGTTACTGATCACTGAGGACAATCGGAGCGGACCGCACGAGATCCCCAAGCTTTCCCCGGATTGCAGCGCCGACCAACAGCGATTGGATGGTGAATGGAGTGGGAGATGAAGGGGGTTATTATGGGCGGAATTGGAGACTGGAGTTCTTGTACTAGATGGCTGTATTCTCCTTTTTCTGTGCAATTGGCGGATGAGAAGACAGGGGTGGATGCGTTGGCTATCGTGTCGTGGACTCGTTGGGGGGTGATTGATTGCTCGATGGTTTGCCCGAACAGGTTGTACCGCGGCTCTCGGAGTCCCTGACAGCTGGGACCTGTGATTGAACAGATGACACACACCCAACAGCTCCGCGTCCTCGTCAACAGAACACTTGAACGGTCGCGTTTCTAGTAAATAGTTATATAATTTAGGTTTCTAGTGGCTAGCGTTCTTATTGTGGTGATACATATAGAAACAGATGGGTGCTCGATGGATACCTTCATCTGCACCAGGCACAGAAAGAGCTCAGTACACAGAAAAAAGAAACTAGTACAACAGCAGGAAGATCATTGCTCCACCTTCTTGGAGGACATCGATCCATCCGAATATGCATTCTCGGCATCTACAACCGCTTTTCCTGTCATCACAGGCCGCGCCCTTACTTCTTCGGCCGACGCAGGTGGTCCAGTGAAATGCTTGCGGGCATAGACAATGTACCAAATGATGCTGATTGTCGCGAACCCCGCGAACACGACGCTGGCGTAGTTCATCGAGCTGGCAGTTACCGGCAGGGAGACAGGCATGCAGAAGAGGACTACCGCCAGGACGATCCAGCACACTGTAACAGCGTTGATCGCATACCCGAATGCTCCGAGAGAGAAGGTAGATTCCTTGAGGTCCCGGCGCCCACGGACCATGGAAATGAGGATTGGAAGACCGTACGAAGTCGACAGGCAGATCGTGGCGACACCGGTGAACGAGTTGAAGGCCGCGGTCGAGCCGAAGTAGATCAAGCCCAGGAGGCAGTCGACCGCGGCGGAGAGCAAGACGGCATAGACGGGCACATCGAGGCGCTTGTTGACTTTGCGCCAGATGCGGAATCCGGGGATGGCCCCGTCACGGGCAAATGCGTAGGTGCACCGGCTGGCCGCCGTCAGGGAGCCAATGCCGGCGAACATGGCAataccgaggatgaggaacaGCAAGCCGAACCCACCACCGGCCGAGCCAGTCGCTGtcttgaagatgaggccGATGGGTTGGCCACTGGCCACACTGAGGAGGTCCTTCACGGTCGGCAGAACGAAGAGAATGGGGATCAGGTAGATGAGACCGGTGATACCAGCGGCGACGACCGAAAGGACAATTGCCTTGGGGACCTCCCGATGAGGATTCTGCACTTCTTCACACATGGCTGCGACCATGCCGTACCCCGTCAAGGTGTAAGCTGCCTGCAGCAAACCGACGAAGAAAGCCCATCCAGAAGGCCTAAGGGAGTTCAGCATTCCCGACGACGACACCATGACGATTGAGAGACTACTCACCACCCACTATCCGACGCATCGTAATGCCCAAAAACAAACGCCGCATCCCGCCGATTATCCGCCATCGATAAAAGAAcgatcaagatgatgatcaCACTAGCCGCGGTCCAAAAGATACACACTttgttgatcaaatccaagtacttggagaagaagatgttgaCCATTGCACAGACGAGCACCACCGCCCAGAACATCAGGATGGTCTGCCACGCATTGGCGACAAAGTCCTCGTTCCACAGCGAGATCGCACTCAGGATCAGCTGGCCGGTCGAGAAGGTGATACTGAGCGTGACGGTCCAGTTTCCGACGAGTGTCAACCATCCGTCAATGAAGGACATCATCGGGGCCCATTCCTTGGTCGACAGCATGGCGCTCCAGTAGTACACGCCGCCGGCGGTCGGGTAGACGGCGCAGATTTCGGCCAGCGAGGCGGCGATCGCGATCGAGATCAAGGTGACGAGGACCCAGCCCCAGATTATGGTGACGGATTGACCGTCGGTCAGGGTGATGTACATGGTGGTGCTGAGACCGAAGGGCGCGGCCATGATGGCAAAGGAACTGTTTGGACATGCGACCGATCAGTAGCTGCACCAGTGCCACGCAGGGAGAAGACGTCTTGAAGAATCACGCACAGTCCGAGAATACTCAACATGCTCAGATTACGAGGTAATTCGCTCTTATAGCCCATCCTGGCCAGCGCCGCGTCGGCGCTGGCATCAACAGTGGCCGCGTGCATGGCCTCGGCGATGTCTAGAAGATGGTGCAGCAAAGTTTTGAGATCAGTACCGGAGTTATATCAAGTCAAAGGCTCAAGTAGTCGATATTAAATCAGCTCAAGTGGTTTATTGCAGCAATATTAGAGTGGTGATGTGAACACAGAGTGTCCCGCTATTGGAGACGAACTAGTCAAGGGGGAATCAGTGGATATTTGAAGGCAAGACACGAAGATAACATCTCCGCTAAGTATGGCAAGCTAGATCAATTTGAACACGAGAGATAGACCAGAAAATAAGCTCCCGCCGTCCGTAGATAACTCGAGGACCTGCTAAAGCTACTAGCTTCGAAGACCGTCGACGGTGTCTCGTGAAGACTTGGCGGGAAAAGGTGCGTATGGACTCAACCCCGCATATCAGCGATGGAGACAGAGTGGATAGTGGATACGACCGTAGATAGGCACAGAGCCGAGGGCAGCTGAGAGAGTCTGACACAGACTGGAGAAACCGATAAGCAACGGACAGATCAGCCCAATTGCAGCCGGTTTCGGGGCCCATGGACGGGTCAGCCTCTCTCGACTCACGAGGCCAACGGGCGGTCCGAAAGCGCGCTTTATCACGGGAGCGCGCTGATAGAGCCTGGGGACACACAGCAAGATAGTTTTGGGTGATAGATATTCCTGAGTTCATTATCTCTGATGTCGATAGAATTCCCTTATCTCCATTCTACAGACAACATGCTTGATTCGGTCCAGATGTCAATCTCTAGCTACATAATGATCATGCTCGTTCAATACTTTCAACTGTTAAACCATGACTACGTGAAAAAAATGTCTAGCGCAGGACAGAGGAGAAGTAGTGCAATATGCAAATGAACCCAAGCAATCCATGACTAACAGACTTTCCTGCACCCTAGGAACTATTCGGTACCGCCCGGAGAGCCCCATCTTGGACCATCCCATTTGCCACTTTCCAGGCTGTACGTCCTGATTTTTGCGGGGGAAATGTTGTATCCAACAGCTCTCAAATCCAGAACGCAAGCTCCAAGCTCGAAGATAGAGACCGTGCCGCTGTCATGGCAGCGATGGCTGTGGGACCTGGAGGTTTCCCCAGCTTTCCCGCCCACTTCTTTGAGCGGTCCCCAGTCTGGATGATCGCTCGGAAATCCGTCCATCCCTCCATCCCCAGCCTCGATCAACTACCCCGGATTATCTTCCACGTGCTGCTTGTGGCCATGACTCCCCGTCTCCATGAGATGCTTACCTCAGCGCGATCTATGTGTCATGCACCCATGCTGCGCTTCTTCCGGTTTGCAAGGTGGGTGACTAGAGCCGTTTCATGGGCTCAGGTTCTAACCTTGCTTGTTGCGGGCATGTTCATGAGCAGGCCGGCTTACGTCCCGGAATTGAGCGTGTGGGCAGTTAGAACGCAATGCCGTAGATCTAAGTCTTCAAATAGTTGCACTAGTGCTGGACGTATAATTTAACGAGTACTTGAAGCCATTTGAGGTATATTAGCTCAATCGACCTCAAGGAAAGAAAATCCTAAGTACCGCCATCAAGCTATTCCCGAAGCCTCTAAGTCATAAGCTGTCGGTCGTTGTACGACGGAGCGCTTCTCTTCCATATCGGGTGAACAGCCAGAGCTAGTCATTGCTTGACTGCACCTCAGGCCCTTACTGTCGAAATTCGAGAAGAGTACAAAAAGCAAAGTGCTACACTAGCTTGTTCATTGACAGCTATCATTCAAAATACATCATGTCGACTGTCACACATATCGGTGACGGCTGCCACATCCACGGAGGGCCGAAATCACCTAACCTTCTCTCctgcggagaagaatcaaAAGTCATGCTGACTTGATAAATGGTCGGAGTCCAGCAAGGATGAGCGCCAGTAAAGGAAGATAGGAAGGGAGCTTTCGAAGGGGAAAGATAATGATAAGGAACAAAGGGCATGACACAGGAGGGCAATTAGGGGGTATCAAAAAAGGGGATCGAGGTAGAGATACTTCATCATTTTATCTCCTTTGAGCTTTTTTTAAGATTCGCTTCGGGTCGTGTGCTGTGTGAAGTCCGCATGATCGCAAGCGAAGAGTAAGTCCAGTGGGTCGAATCATGCTTGAGAGACCCGGCACGGTGAATGAGGACGACAGGGGTGAGAGAAAAGACGGTGAGAGCTAAGAGGAGCAAATATGGGAAAGCATCATCACAGAAACAGTCACATAAAAGGAGGGGCAGCACCCAAGTGGGAAGATCAGTGGCGCAGTGCAGGCAATGTGCGGCAAATGCCTAAAGTCGCGCGATCGGTGTGCCGCAGTCTGATATTGAATAAGAGGGAAGACAGAGTATCCCGGTGCCGGCTTGCCTTTTCCATCGGGCTTTCACTTGCTTGGCATCTGCTCACTCATTGCCGCCTCGCCCTTCCTTTGGTCCATAAAAAAGGACGCCTCCGTTTCAAACCACAAGGAAGGCCTTCCAAGCGCTAGGCCTCGAGGTGAGTTGCAACCAGCCAGCTAGCGTCAACTCCGTTGTGAATAGACCAGGACGAGGAGTGATGAATCGAAAAGATCGGAAATGTCGACGAAAAACTCCGCATaacgaaaagagaaaaacTTTAAAACGCCCAATCATGCAGTCATCAATCCAGATAAGTCGTTACATGAGATGATGTAGCTCATAAGCGGCACGCATGTACAGAGAGCATTTCTATCATGCAAGCACCATCTTCCATCACGGGCTGAGCTCCGCGCAGATGTCATCGGTTCCATCTAAGCCAAAGCCGGCCATGTCGACCGAGTGCAGAGAGCCAGGACCCCGGCCGAGCGATATGTCAGACGAGGCATAATCGTGCTTAAGTCGCTCGTGAGGGCCGAAGAACGGTCGATTCTCCTCATTGGGGGTATTACCATCTCCCGCTGCCCACGGGCCGTGCTGCCAGAACCGTGTGTTCGCCTGTTGGTCACCGAAAAGGTCATGATGATCGTGGTGAGCTTCGGGCCCGTGACTGGTGAAATCATTGGGCGACTGGAACCTCAGATGCGACCGACTGAAACTGGAGCACGGAGAGTCTGCGTGGAGGGGTAAGTCGAGACCAGATAATGGCAGATCCTCCACCGTGGTAATGTCGATAGTCGGATTCTCCGTTTGTTGAGCCAGCGCCGACGTAAGTCGAAGGTTCGAAGCCGAATTCTGGCGGCTGTGGGGTGCCGAACGCTCGATCGCTCGCTGCACGAAGCTGCCACAAGTCTTAAGGATCTTCTCTTGATCTTCGGTTGACAGGCTGGCAAAGTAGTCGTTTGCCAGGGAAGGCTTGGGCAGCTCTGGCGCGCAGGGGATAAGTTCATAAGTCTTCTTGGCGTACTCGGTGAACCCGGATGGCATATCGTAGGGAGACTGGTAGACGGTCGGAGCCTGAGCACGCTGCTGGTCAAGGTAAGCATACTTGCCGGCCAGTTTGGCCGAGGCAGCACTGCCTTTGGCGGTAGCCTCCTGCTTGATATTCTCCGACTCCCTCTTCTGCAAGACATCCAACCGCTCGCGGTGACTGACAAGTGAGAATCGGAGCATCTGCAAAAGTCTGGTGACTTCCTCCGATCGCATGTTCAGCGGTTGCAATGGTAGCAAGGTCCCATCAGGAGCCCTAGGCTGTACACGCTGCTGGGCCATGGCAAGCTCGAGCTTTTCCAGACCATTAGGTGGTGGGACCGAGCCCATGGGACCCAGCAGCGTCTCAACTACCAGCTCAGGGCTGACGATGGTATACCCGGCGAAGACATTGGCATGGTCGGTAATTTGCGCCAGGCGACGGCGAGCAATGAGCTCACGAACATTGGCGAAGGTATTGGCGGGGAGCCCATTGGTGCTGGCGGtattggtggtggtggtgttgttgttggtgttgttctgctgctgctgctgaggaggtTGGAGGGGTTGCGGAGAATGGTAGAAGGgatgttgttggtggtggtggttgttATGTGCTTTGATGACTTGCGGGTACGGAGCATGGCGAGCGGACTGAGTGGGTAAGGTTCGATAGGCCGACGGCAtcgcagaagcagcagcagcagaaacaacagtcgaggaagaggaggaacgaggggcagcagcagtaggAGGAGGGGCAAGAGGAGGTCGCTGCAGGAGGGAAGGGCgattggcagcagcagcagcactggcggcggcagcggtAGCGGCAACAGCAGGAGAAAGGTGGTGGTTGTGctggcgaggaggaggggcaACAACGgcagacgcagacgcagaTGCATACTGAGGGAAATGGTGGGGGTAAGAGGGGAGTCGGGTCACCACACCGCCAAGAGACTTGACGCTGTCCAGGAAATTCGAGCGCGGGTTGTGGACAGACACGCTAGGGTTGTGTGTATATTGAGCCCTACATTCGGTCGATGATTGCCCCATGTAATACCATATCTGCTCGCCCTTGTTTAGGTCAACATGCAATGGCGGTGGGGCTGAGACGTGTTTAGTTACGTCCACCGTCTCGAACTCAGCCCACTGATACGGCGATGGTCCGTCGCCAAAAGGATTTCCTGCCACCGGCACCGCCGATTCCAACTCCTTCCGAGCATCGGGCTTGCGAGCTAAGTGTGCTGGCAATGGCTTTGTGCCTGGCGCGAGAGGCGCGAAATTACTCTTGCGTACAATGAGTAGCCATCTGTATGGCAGTTCAATTACGTCTCTGAATAATCGataaaaagagaaaaatatCGTCAGCCACAATGTCTGTAGATATTCCCGATGGGGAAATTTCAAAACAATCACACACAACAAATACTTTGGCAGCAAACTTACCCTCGTGGAAGAATCTTCACCAACAGAGTTCGTTCTTCAGGTCGATTTTGCAGGACCACTGCACCGTTAATTTCCTTGTCTGCCTGGAATTGCACCAGATCTCCTACTACCAGCCGCTGTGCGGTCGCATTAACTTTGCGGTCATAGTCAGCTGCGTCGTTGGTCATCCAAGTTGGCCTCTTTTGGCGATGGTATTTGCACTTAAGGTCGACACTTGGAACTGAGTACTGATTGCCATCGTCGGCGATCACAGCGATGGAGCCGTGTTCGACTTGGACGCCGGCCAGTAAAGCACATGTGGCATGGTAGGACCGTGTACACTTTCCAAAGTTGCATTGGAAGCAGGCACCGCGGACCTCGCGGCAGAAGAGGCATTTGAGGCCCATTCGAGCCTTAGGAATGTAATCAATATCACATACCACTTCCTTTCCGGCCTCGTCACGAAGTATACTGGTCTCTTCGGTGTACAGGGCACATCGTCGGTGGGCATGAGATTTCCCGTCCTCGGTCGGAAGAAGGTCTTCATAATCCAAGTCGTTCGGACATAGCACGCAGGGCGCTTTTCGAGGGATCTCGGTGTTGACTCTCATACGCTTCGCTTTGGTCGTTTCACCAGGATGCTTGCGTTTCCGACCGCGGGTTGACGTCTTCTCAGGCACACTGCGGGGCGGAGTCAAGAGATCCGAAGCACCTTCAATCACGTCCATATCGCTGTCGAAGTCATCGTAGTATTCGGGTGTCGCCTCCCCGCGCAGCTTCCGTTCGATTTCGTCGACGTCAATCCAGACACTGTCCGCTTCACAGTTGCATTTCTTGGCCACTCGACCATAGTCGAGCCATTTCTCCGTCGCGAAATTGACAGACTCAGCACAGTTGTACCCCAGATTGAAGCCAGAGTGGTAGCCGTACGGATAGGTGATGACGAATTCGCCCTCGTAATGAACCAACTTATTCACAGTAATACCGTACTGGGACTTCAAGATACTTGGCGAGACGAGGTAGGTCTTGTGGCGAAGAAACTGGTCGCAGGATTTTGCATCGCTGGGCCAGATGCCTGAGGAGAACGTGTCAGTATCACCACAGCGCAGAATATGGCTGGAGCGGTGCCAACTTACTCTTCATAACCTGTTCGAAGCGAGGAGCGTCCTCTTGCGAGATACTGTACCATTGTTTCGGTGCACCAAAATGAATGTAGTTGATGCTGTAGAGATCCACGTCTTCCAGATGCCATGCGAAAGTAGCCTTCCACATTCCCAGATAAAGGTAGGCAGTGTTGACGCCCGGAACCTTTTGTCCAATGACATCCAGCAAGTTGGGTAACTTGGCGACGTTCCACGACGTAGTGCTGTCGTCGAACAGAGAACCGGGCATATCCGCTCCGTATAACGGGTTGTTGAACATGAGCGATTTCCAATAGGCAGTCTCGAGCTCCTCACAACGTTCTTGCGTATATTCTTCCTGATCGTGGATGCGGTAGTCGAAGTTTTTGAATGCTTCTTCATCGACGGAATCGATGTTGTCGCCCTTGTTGTGCTTTCTTCGCGCAGTTACGGACTTGGGCTGTCTACCCTTGGGCTTAAGTCCCGGTAATGACTCGCCATCGCTCAGTTCCTCCGACTTCGTCTCAACAGGGTTAGACTCGGGTGATACGGGCGTTGGAGGACCTTCCGGTTTCGTTTTCTCGAGAACATCGTCCGCAGGCGGCTCTTCCTTCACTTTCACCTGGTTGGCTCGCTTTGGTGGCCGACCAGGTCCACGCTTTTGCGAATTTGACGTGGTGGTCTGAGGCTTGGGAGCCGCAGGGGTACGTGTGACTCGTTCTTGATTCCGACGTCTCTCGCCTCGCCGAGCAGGCGGCTGATGACTGCTCTCCTCGCACAGGGCTTTCCATTGAGGAAGATTGTACGTCCGTTGTCGTTCGATGTTTGCCTGAGTATAAGTGCCGTGAGAGCCGTGGAATTCCTGCATGATCGGATTCTTCACGCGGATTTTCTTGACGGCTTCGTCCAAGGGCGGTTGAGCATCAAGCCTAGGTTGAGAAACGATCAGAACCAACTTTGAAACAACAGAAGGGTCCGAAAAATTCCTACCATTCCTTGGGAGGAATAACCTTGATTATACCCGACCGCATGCCGTAATGGTCGACTTTACCGATGAACGACTGGAAATCACGAAATTGATCCATCGTCTGCCAGTTACTCCGTCAGCCCGTAACTTGCAAGGGGGGTATTCCATGAAATTGCAAGACTGACCGGCTTGAAAACAGGAATCTTGCCGCCGCCATAGTAATGGTCAGGCTCAATCACGTCGttgtcttctccttcaacagaGTCCTCAATTTTGACGGCAGAGGCACTAGAATCCAATTCGAGGTCTGACAGCTCGGAGGGAACACCGTCTGGGACCTCTTTCTTGCCGTTCGCGCTATGCGGAGGTGTCATGGAAGCGGCATCGTTCGGACGACTACCGCTGAGGGAAGCGAAAGGAGGTTGATCAAGCGCTGCCGCCATCATCTCAAACAAGATGTGAAAACTTGGACAGGATTTCGATAAAGATGAGAGCGCCGTCGTCGGAAAGTGCGACCGCTGATCGACGGCGAGAAAGGGATTCCCAGCGGTCGGGGAAGGGAGTGTTGAAAGTTGGCGAGCTGAGAATCAGTCTATTTTCGGTCGTAGGAGGATCGTTCAACGTTGCGATCGTAGAGTTTCGTCTTTCCGATATCTTTTCGATATGTCGCTTAGACAGAAGGGGGAAAATCCGTCGGCAAAGGGGTGGTTGGAAAAAAGTGAAAGCAGCTGGCGTTGAGCTTTGGTACCTGAACAAAGGGTATATCTATCTCGATGACAAGAAAGCCATGGGAACAAAGGGAAGAACAATAGGCAGGCAGTGCTAGATGAAGCGATAGAGAATTAGCAAGTCAATAaagatgagattgatatcaCCAGTATTGGGAAAGGCCGAAAGCAAGTAGAGCAAAGGCCCCTCCCAGTCTCCGGTCTGCGAGATTGGAGCGAGGAGATTTGCCGTGTTGCAGGACCAAGCAGCAAGTGATACGACCAAAGATTGCAGCTAAAGGACTAGCGGAAAGGCGAAGAAAGGCGAAGTGGGAAGCTAAGGGCAGGGAGGGCAGGAAGGACAGAGAACCAGAGACAGAATGGGCCAATGCCAGCGTCACGTCGAAACAGGTCGATAGTGGAACCACCGGACAGAGCACGATG
The DNA window shown above is from Aspergillus fumigatus Af293 chromosome 1, whole genome shotgun sequence and carries:
- a CDS encoding coiled-coil-helix-coiled-coil-helix domain-containing protein — protein: MSRREPQFNQHVLVDTTPMPSDIPKVEEIGATSAPLLSASYFIGDRCKAFNDDFMKCKAEANGRGELECLKEGRKVTRCAASVIKDINTHCLKQFNAHWECLENNNQNLWECRKPEMELNSCVFEKLGLKKTIPGAPEGQTPVHLRPKQLYAQFPGPQY
- a CDS encoding acyl-CoA-binding domain-containing protein codes for the protein MSDSVDRVFVHALNTVKRIPRTGTARPPAAERLKLYGLYKQSMEGDVEGVMDRPVGNTADVYAECEKWDAWYAQRGLSRTEAKRRYISTLIDTMHRYASQTPEARELVAELEFVWDQIKSNTSSSSSSSPMQNVGVPPLPQPNYASIGGRLARPIYEDIIATARDNHSRERNHGDSRLRVLSPVSQPDGLYERRGNKDMGDEEAQVLEDEDEEDEDEEEYEEAQDTIYEDDDDNDDDDDNNNNNSNSNSNSQSQENSHRFDDDPDEAQSRGRTRGLQPATAAGDKKHRVVSSGERDRRWRRRVEQALTKMTAEIAAVREQMEARALASRRRSALWTWLKWIVWVTLRQIIFDLAILGMVLIWMRIKGDRRLEEKLKVGWSEVKTRLAKLKSLRRFPGLDMV
- a CDS encoding putative GABA permease; amino-acid sequence: MHAATVDASADAALARMGYKSELPRNLSMLSILGLSFAIMAAPFGLSTTMYITLTDGQSVTIIWGWVLVTLISIAIAASLAEICAVYPTAGGVYYWSAMLSTKEWAPMMSFIDGWLTLVGNWTVTLSITFSTGQLILSAISLWNEDFVANAWQTILMFWAVVLVCAMVNIFFSKYLDLINKVCIFWTAASVIIILIVLLSMADNRRDAAFVFGHYDASDSGWPSGWAFFVGLLQAAYTLTGYGMVAAMCEEVQNPHREVPKAIVLSVVAAGITGLIYLIPILFVLPTVKDLLSVASGQPIGLIFKTATGSAGGGFGLLFLILGIAMFAGIGSLTAASRCTYAFARDGAIPGFRIWRKVNKRLDVPVYAVLLSAAVDCLLGLIYFGSTAAFNSFTGVATICLSTSYGLPILISMVRGRRDLKESTFSLGAFGYAINAVTVCWIVLAVVLFCMPVSLPVTASSMNYASVVFAGFATISIIWYIVYARKHFTGPPASAEEVRARPVMTGKAVVDAENAYSDGSMSSKKVEQ
- a CDS encoding putative jumonji family transcription factor; protein product: MMAAALDQPPFASLSGSRPNDAASMTPPHSANGKKEVPDGVPSELSDLELDSSASAVKIEDSVEGEDNDVIEPDHYYGGGKIPVFKPTMDQFRDFQSFIGKVDHYGMRSGIIKVIPPKEWLDAQPPLDEAVKKIRVKNPIMQEFHGSHGTYTQANIERQRTYNLPQWKALCEESSHQPPARRGERRRNQERVTRTPAAPKPQTTTSNSQKRGPGRPPKRANQVKVKEEPPADDVLEKTKPEGPPTPVSPESNPVETKSEELSDGESLPGLKPKGRQPKSVTARRKHNKGDNIDSVDEEAFKNFDYRIHDQEEYTQERCEELETAYWKSLMFNNPLYGADMPGSLFDDSTTSWNVAKLPNLLDVIGQKVPGVNTAYLYLGMWKATFAWHLEDVDLYSINYIHFGAPKQWYSISQEDAPRFEQVMKSIWPSDAKSCDQFLRHKTYLVSPSILKSQYGITVNKLVHYEGEFVITYPYGYHSGFNLGYNCAESVNFATEKWLDYGRVAKKCNCEADSVWIDVDEIERKLRGEATPEYYDDFDSDMDVIEGASDLLTPPRSVPEKTSTRGRKRKHPGETTKAKRMRVNTEIPRKAPCVLCPNDLDYEDLLPTEDGKSHAHRRCALYTEETSILRDEAGKEVVCDIDYIPKARMGLKCLFCREVRGACFQCNFGKCTRSYHATCALLAGVQVEHGSIAVIADDGNQYSVPSVDLKCKYHRQKRPTWMTNDAADYDRKVNATAQRLVVGDLVQFQADKEINGAVVLQNRPEERTLLVKILPRGDVIELPYRWLLIVRKSNFAPLAPGTKPLPAHLARKPDARKELESAVPVAGNPFGDGPSPYQWAEFETVDVTKHVSAPPPLHVDLNKGEQIWYYMGQSSTECRAQYTHNPSVSVHNPRSNFLDSVKSLGGVVTRLPSYPHHFPQYASASASAVVAPPPRQHNHHLSPAVAATAAAASAAAAANRPSLLQRPPLAPPPTAAAPRSSSSSTVVSAAAASAMPSAYRTLPTQSARHAPYPQVIKAHNNHHHQQHPFYHSPQPLQPPQQQQQNNTNNNTTTTNTASTNGLPANTFANVRELIARRRLAQITDHANVFAGYTIVSPELVVETLLGPMGSVPPPNGLEKLELAMAQQRVQPRAPDGTLLPLQPLNMRSEEVTRLLQMLRFSLVSHRERLDVLQKRESENIKQEATAKGSAASAKLAGKYAYLDQQRAQAPTVYQSPYDMPSGFTEYAKKTYELIPCAPELPKPSLANDYFASLSTEDQEKILKTCGSFVQRAIERSAPHSRQNSASNLRLTSALAQQTENPTIDITTVEDLPLSGLDLPLHADSPCSSFSRSHLRFQSPNDFTSHGPEAHHDHHDLFGDQQANTRFWQHGPWAAGDGNTPNEENRPFFGPHERLKHDYASSDISLGRGPGSLHSVDMAGFGLDGTDDICAELSP